AGCGATGGGTGGTGCTCGGCCCGAACGGGGCGGGGAAGACCACGCTGATGGAGCTGGCCTCCACGCACCTGCACCCCACGAGCGGTGCCGTCGAGATCCTCGAGGAACGGCTCGGCCGGGTCGACGTGTTCGAGCTGCGGCCCCGGATCGGGCTCGCGAGCGCCGCGCTCGCCGGCCGCTTCCCCGGCGGCGAGCGGGTGATCGACATCGTGCTCACCGCCTCCTACGGCGTGACCGGCCGGTGGCGCGAGAGCTACGAGGAGCTGGACCTCGCGCGCGCCCGGGACCTGCTCGCGGCCTTCGGCGTCGGCGCGCTCGCGGACCGCTACTACGGCACCCTCTCGGAGGGGGAACGCAAGCGCGTCCAGCTCGCCCGCGCCCTCATGACCGACCCCGAACTCCTCATCCTCGACGAGCCCGGCGCCGGACTCGACCTCGGTGGCCGGGAGGACCTCGTGGCCGCGCTGACCGAGCTCGCCGGCGACCCGAACTCCCCCGTGCTCGTGCTCATCACCCACCACGTGGAGGAGATCCCGCCGGGATTCACCCACGCGCTCCTACTGCGGGAGGGCGGCGCGGTCGCGTCCGGGCCACTCGCCGAGGTGCTCACGCCCCAGAACCTCTCGACCACCTTCGGCCTCGAGCTCATGGTCACCCGCTCGCAGGGCCGCTACGCCGCGCGGGCCCTGCACTCGTGAGCGGGTCGAGCGCGGCCGGGGATTGCGTGAGATCCTTGCGCTGTGGGCGTCATGTGTGGCGCGCCCGCTGTGTGTGCCGTGCCCGCTGTGGGCGCCGGATGTTGTCGGAAGGACACTGAGATGGGCTGGCTCTGGTGGGTGGGTCTCGCGCTCGTGCTTGGCGTCATCGAGATGCTCACCGTGGACCTGCTGTTCCTCATGCTCGCCGGGGGAGCGCTCGCCGGCGCGCTCTCCGGGGCGCTCGGCGCCCCGATCTACGCCCAGGTGATCATCGCGCTCGTGGTCGCGGGGCTGCTGCTGTTCATCGTGCGTCCCATCGCCCAGCGCAGGCTCGCCTCCCACACCCCCGACTCGGCCACCGGCACGATGGCCCACGTGGGACGGATCGCCACGGTCGTGGCCGACGTGAGCGACCACTCGGGGCGCGTCAAGCTGGAGGGCGAGGTGTGGACCGCGCGCACCGAACAGCCCGGGGTGCTCCCGGTCGGCACGACCGTCGAGGTGGTGCGCATCGACGGCGCCACCGCCGTCGTGATCGCGCGGCAGAGCGCCGACCCGCAGAACCCGTACGGGGCCTACGGCGCCTGACCGGGCGCCGTCCACAGGCTCATCACCCGCGCGAACAACCCGGAGGGGACCCCCATGGACGATCCGTTCAAAGTTTTCCTGCTCATCCTGCTCATCGCGGCGGCGCTGTTCATCATCGTCGCGCTCAAGAAGTCGATCCGGATCGTGCCGCAGGCCGTGGCGCTCATCATCGAGCGGCTCGGTCGCTATCAGACGACCTACTACGCCGGCCTGCACTTCCTCGTGCCGTTCGTGGACAAGGTGCGCGCGGGCGTGGACCTGCGCGAGCAGGTGGTCACGTTCGACCCGCAGCCGGTCATCACCTCGGACAACCTCGTGGTCTCGATCGACACGGTCATCTACTTCACCGTGACGAACCCGAAGGACGCGACCTACGAGATCGCCAACTACATCATGGGCATCGAGCAGCTGACCGTGACCACGCTGCGCAACGTCATCGGCTCGATGGACCTCGAGCAGACCCTCACCTCGCGCGATCAGATCAACGGGCAGCTGCGCGGCGTGCTCGACGAGGCGACCGGCCGCTGGGGCATCCGCGTCAACCGGGTCGAGCTCAAGGCGATCGACCCGCCCGCCTCCGTGCAGGGCTCGATGGAGCAGCAGATGCGCGCCGAGCGGGACCGGCGCGCCGCGATCCTCACGGCGGAGGGGGTCAAGCAGTCCGCGATCCTCACGGCGGAGGGCGAGAAGCAGTCGGCGATCCTGCGGGCCGAGGGGCAGGCGCAGTCGGCGATCCTGCGGGCACAAGGTGAGTCCCGGGCGATCCTGCAGGTGTTCGACGCCATCCACACCGGCGACGCCGATCCGAAGCTGCTCGCCTACCAGTACCTGCAGATGCTGCCCCAGATCGCGAACGGCACCGCCTCGAAGCTGTGGGTCGTTCCCACGGAGTTCACCGCCGCGCTCGGCTCGATCGCCGGCGCCTTCGGCGGCCAGACCCCGCCGGCCGGATTCGAGCCCTCCGAGGCGCGCGGGAAGCCGACGGAGGGCTTCGGGGTGGACCTGCCGGAGCCGTCGCTGCAGGATCCGGCCGAGGCGCTCGCCGAGGCCCGCGGCCAGGTGAACGAGGCCTCCGCCGAGGCGACCTCGGCCGGCATCACCTCGGGCAGGCGGTTCGAGAAGGCGGCCGAGGCGGGCCAGCTGCCCGCGGACCAGCCGCCGGCGCCGTCCTCGACCCAGCAGTTCCCCTCCACCCCGGCCTCGCAGTAGCCGAGAGGACGTGGGAACCCGGCGCACCCGGGTCCTCTCGACCCTGCTGGAGAGGGACGAGAGGACCCGGGTCGGGGCCATGGGGCAGCTGGGTATGCGGGACTCTCCTGGAGCGTGTTGAGAATACCCAGGTCGCCGGCTCG
The window above is part of the Pseudactinotalea sp. HY158 genome. Proteins encoded here:
- a CDS encoding NfeD family protein, which translates into the protein MGWLWWVGLALVLGVIEMLTVDLLFLMLAGGALAGALSGALGAPIYAQVIIALVVAGLLLFIVRPIAQRRLASHTPDSATGTMAHVGRIATVVADVSDHSGRVKLEGEVWTARTEQPGVLPVGTTVEVVRIDGATAVVIARQSADPQNPYGAYGA
- a CDS encoding SPFH domain-containing protein codes for the protein MDDPFKVFLLILLIAAALFIIVALKKSIRIVPQAVALIIERLGRYQTTYYAGLHFLVPFVDKVRAGVDLREQVVTFDPQPVITSDNLVVSIDTVIYFTVTNPKDATYEIANYIMGIEQLTVTTLRNVIGSMDLEQTLTSRDQINGQLRGVLDEATGRWGIRVNRVELKAIDPPASVQGSMEQQMRAERDRRAAILTAEGVKQSAILTAEGEKQSAILRAEGQAQSAILRAQGESRAILQVFDAIHTGDADPKLLAYQYLQMLPQIANGTASKLWVVPTEFTAALGSIAGAFGGQTPPAGFEPSEARGKPTEGFGVDLPEPSLQDPAEALAEARGQVNEASAEATSAGITSGRRFEKAAEAGQLPADQPPAPSSTQQFPSTPASQ
- a CDS encoding ABC transporter ATP-binding protein — encoded protein: MGDVLQFDDVTVRRGAKNILDHVDWSVSAGERWVVLGPNGAGKTTLMELASTHLHPTSGAVEILEERLGRVDVFELRPRIGLASAALAGRFPGGERVIDIVLTASYGVTGRWRESYEELDLARARDLLAAFGVGALADRYYGTLSEGERKRVQLARALMTDPELLILDEPGAGLDLGGREDLVAALTELAGDPNSPVLVLITHHVEEIPPGFTHALLLREGGAVASGPLAEVLTPQNLSTTFGLELMVTRSQGRYAARALHS